TGCTCTTTTTTTATCTTTAACTATAGCGATATTTTCTTAAATCTTTTAAAATCGAAATTTCTTTTAACAATTCTTCTCCGACATTTGTTTCTAAAACCATTTTTCTTTCTAGTTCTTTATCGACCAATCGCTTTACGGATAAGACGTCCGTTCCTTCTAATAAAATATCTTCTTTTGAATTAAAGTGTTTGTGAGCAACTAGCTGCATGCCGTAAGAATTATATAATAATGTATATCCAGCGATACCTGTTGTGGATTGATACGCTTTTGAAAAACCGCCGTCAATAACAATCATCTTTCCATTTGCTTTGACCGGGTTTTCTCCTTCGATTTCTTTGACAGGCGTATGACCATTAATAATATGACCATGATCAGGATTCAGATTAAATTCTGCGAGGATGTTTTGGCAGACTTCCTCATTTTCCCGTAAATAGTAGTATGGATTTTTCTTCTCTTTATGCGTTGCTTTATCACTGATAAAATATCGTTCAAACGTCGTCATGGCGCGTTTCCCAAAGAGTGATGAATATTCTCCTGTCCATAGGTACCAGACCATATCTGTTGCCAAATCATCCGTTTCTTCAGGGTGCGCAAAAGCCTCCTGTAAATAATGTTCAAACACATCAAGCAAGTTACGGCCTGCATACGTTTTATCTTCTATCGTCATTTTTTCCATGTTTCCTTCTTCATCTAAAGGAATGCAGCCGTGTATTAATAAGTTTCCGTTGTATTTCAAATAAAGGCTGCCTTTTTTCATAAGAAACTTCATATGTCTCGCCAGCTTTTCCGAATGCTGCACGGAAAGCAGCAGTCTTTCCATTACCTGCTCTTCTTCTTCTAATAGCTGATCAGGCTGCGCCGGATCTACCGTTGCAAAGCAGCTGTTTTCTAGCGGATATGTGTTTCCGTATATCGTAATTTCATTTTTATCATAATCAATTTTTTCAAGCAGCAGCCTTTCTGACATATTAAAGAAAGGACGTCTTTTTATAATCGGACTTTCAAGCTTGAACTGAATCATCGCAATGGCCTGATGAATTTTCGTGATTTGTAGTCGCTCGTGATCGGATAGCTTGTCACTCGAGCTTACTTTTGGTCTAAAAGCAGGATTATCATCATAGTATTTCTCCGCCAAGTTAAGCAGCGGTCTCAGGTTAATGCCATATACGTCTTCAATAATATCTAGATTGTCGTATCTCGCGCAGATCCGAATAATATTGGCAAGACACACTTTCGAGCCCGCAAAAGCGCCTAGCCATAGCACATCGTGGTTTCCCCACTGAATATCAACGGAGTGATAGTTAATCAGCGTATCCATAATTTTATCCGGTTCAGGTCCACGATCATAAATATCCCCTACTACGTGCAGATGGTCCACAACCAATCTTTGCGTCGTATAAGCTAGCCCTATAATAAGCTTATCGGCTTGCCCTAAAGAAATAATCTGCTGAACAATCTTTGTATAGTACTGTTCTTTATTTGTAAATTCATCGGTTTTATATAGCAGCTCTTCAATAATGTACACAAATTGATCCGGCAATGCTTTACGCAGTTTAGAGCGCGTGTATTTAGAAGAAGCGTACGAGATGAGATTAAGCATACGATCGATGATTTCTTTATACCACTCATATAGTTCTCGTTTGTTTCGAAACTGCGCTTTAATCAACGGTAATTTTTCTTCAGGATAATACACTAATGTCGCAAATTCATTGATTTCTTTGTCAGATAATACATTTTTAAAAAGGTCTTTGATTTTCTCTTTTACATTTCCTGAACCATTTCGCAGCACGTGCTGAAAAGCTTGATACTCGCCGTGTAAATCACTGACAAAATGTTCAGTCCCCTTTGGCAGATGAAGAATAGCTTCAAGGTTAATAATTTCGGTTACCACTTTTTCTTCCGTATCATACTTTTGTGCAAGTAAATCTAGATATTTTGTGTTCAAAACTATGTATCCCCTTTCAACGTTCACCATTTAGTACAATCACTCATCAAGCTTGTGATTATGATGTTAAATACCTTTTATTTAACTCTTCTCTTTTCTCTCCACGCCTCACCCCTTTATTTTAACCTATTTTACGTATGGGTAAAATGGTATAAAGTCTATTTGTCTATAAAGATTAACCAGTCTTGCCCCCTTGAAGATGATAGCTAGCTGGTAACAAAAAAAACCTGCTGATCTTAGTCAGCAGGTTCGATACATATGAAAGAAGCGCACATAATTAAGAAAGTTTACTCCGACCTCTATACAATAGCAGAGTTTTTCTTCCCTCGCTGTGAGAAAACGCACAGCGCCAAGTCCTTGGTGGTGGTACGATAAAGATGACCTTTCTGAGACAGGAAAAGTCATCCTTTGTATGATATAAGAATCATCATTCTGTTGAATCTCTGTTCTTCTACGTTCAGAGATTTTTTCTGTTGGCTTTGTTAAGTACAGCACGAGAGGAAAGTGAATACAAATACATATGGTACACGTAGGCTATCTGAGTCTGCTGTTTGACGGCGGAAGAAGTTGCATGTGGCTTTTCCGAGTAACAATTGCTTCTATTATAATATGGAACGCTGTTGTCAAATTTCCAAAGAAGAAATACAAAGGAAAAATCATTACGTGAATGTCTGCAGGTACCCTATCTACTTTAACTCTGACCGTCTCATTTTTTGAGCATATCCGATTTTAAAACCCTCCGCTCAGCATGTGGATTTTACGATATAAAAAAGCAGCGGATGTAAAACATCACGCTGCTTTTTCTTATCTCTACACGCCTAAGTAAAAAAGGATGTGGTAGAGTGTTCTTACAATGTATTGATGATGTTAGTGAATATTATTCTTTCGGAAATTACCGCCTTTAACTTCGGCTACGTCATATACCGTAACAAAAGCCGTCGGGTCAATTTCATTAATAATTTCTTTCATTTTGCTTTCTTCCAAGCGGTTGATTACACATGTGATTTCCTTGAATTTCTCATGGGAGTATCCGCCGTAAGCTTCTTTATATGTAGCGCTTCGACCTAAACGATCACGTATTGTCTCTACCATTAACGCAGGCTGAGAAGTGATAATTTGGAAGGTTTTCGATCCGCTTAGACCTACTTCTACGATGTGAATAACTTTGGATGCAATAAAGTATGCAATTGCAGAAAGAATCGCGCCTTGCAGACCAAATACTAGTGAAACAAAAATAAAGACAAACGCATTTAAGAACAAAATAAGATCACTTGTTCCAAACGGCAATTTTCGAGAAAGCAGTACAGCTAGCATATCGATGCCATCTAGCGCGCCGCCATTACGCAGTGCAATTCCCATTCCAAAACCAAGGATAATACCGCCGACAACGGTTACGAGTAGTGTATCTCCTTCAATAATCGCTGGAGTATGATGCATGAGGCTTGTACCGACAGCTAGTGAGACGATTCCGAGGATGGAAAATATAGCAAAACTTTTCCCGATTTGTTGATATCCTAACCATACAAAAGGAATATTAATAACGGCAATGAGAACTCCTAGTGGTAAGCCAAATAGGTTTGACGCAACGATACTAATGCCTGTTACTCCTCCATCTGAGACGTGGTTTGGAATTAAGACAGTTTCTAAGCCGTAAGCTGCAATAATCCCTCCGATAATGACCATTAGTGCTCGGAAAGCAATTTTTAGCCGCTTAGGCCTGTGGTGTTTTTTAGTTGTGTTCATATAATTCCTCGCTTTTAAATGTTTTTTACTATTTAAGTGTACCACAAACATTCTCTTTATTTGAACTGAGGAGGCTTACGTATCGGTTTTTAGCTCACATAGTGCAAAATAGACAAAGGATAACTTCTAGCTGTACAGACTCTATCCTTGCAATACGTCATCATTTCTGTTAAGTTTAAGGAGAATTATTTTTGTTCGGTAAAGATTGATAAGTTACATAACTTTCGTCTATAGATTTGAGCAAGGATAGTAACACAATGTGTGCGTGTCACACTAGGAGGCAACAATTATGGAACAAGGTAAAGTAAAATGGTTTAACGCAGAAAAAGGTTTTGGATTCATCGAACGCGAAAACGGAGACGATGTATTTGTACATTTCTCAGCAATCCAAAGCGAAGGCTTCAAATCTTTAGACGAAGGTCAAGCAGTTACATTTGAAGTAGAACAAGGTCAACGCGGCCCTCAAGCTACTAACGTTCAAAAAGCGTAATCCGTCATAAATAGAAAAAGACAGACTCCATGGAGTCTGTCTTTTTCATTACTTTGAAAATGTAATAATAAAACCCTATCCACTGAGGAATAGGGCTTATTAATACAAAAATAGTAATCGGTAATACAAATGGTAAACTCAGTATAGCATAGTATTGGCGGAATCCAAACTATAAATCAATATTTCTTCATGAATAATTATGATTCGTGCTTCATTAACTCTTCTTCAAAGAAAAATGTACTGGGATATTTATCAACTGTATAAGAATATCTTTTCATATTTTTCACATAATGACTTTTTAAGATGATCACTATTTCATTAGATGCTTTTATACTTACTGTTTCTCCATTAGCAAATGAGCTTATACTCATATCCTTCATCCTCTCTCATATCAAAAACAAGCAAATTTTTAACTTTATTTATCGGGAAATATAATGTGCATCTTATATTTGAGACGTTATCAGCATTCTGATAGTCAGCAACCTTTTCCAACGGCTAGTCCAATGAAGATTTCTTTTTTAATTATTAAAATCCAAAGCAAAAAGACCCCTATGTGGAGTCTTTTTACGTTGGATTAATTATGCTACTTTATGAACGTTAGCAGCTTGTGCTCCGCGTTGACCTTGTTCAATGTCAAACGTTACTTTTTGACCTTCTTCTAACGACTTAAAGCCTTCACCTTGAATAGAGCTGAAATGTACGAATACATCGTCTCCGCCTTCAATTTCGATAAAGCCGAAGCCTTTGTCTGCATTAAACCATTTCACTGTACCTTGTTCCATAATAGTGCCTCCTGGTGTGGAATACTCCACGGTTGTATTACTACCCTTGTCCAACCATACTATCTTAAGATAAAAAATTCTATTGAAGAGATTTCTCTTCTCTCAATCCTATACCGAACAAAAATAATTAATTTAATCGTAACATACGGAACCGCAGATAGCAAATACAGGAAATGGAATAAATCATCGAACGATAAAAAGAGCCTTCTCTTTGTAGCTCTATACAAAGAGAAGGCTCTTTTTCAGTGTTCCTATTTTACGCAGCAGTGAATGTAGCAGCTGCTTATTATTTACTTTATTTTTCTGTTTGCTCTGTGTGCCACCATAATGAATCTTTTGGATTTTCAACCGCTTCATTGTACTCAGACTTAGAAGCAACTGTAGGGTATGAACCTTTCAGTGATTTTCCTGCCGTGTTCGCGAACAGGAACAAGATTACGAAAAATCCGATGATGCTCACAATCGTTAAATAGAACGCTGGAGCTAAGTGATTGCCCGTTGCGTGAACTAACCATGTCGCAACTAATGGCGTCGTTCCACCAAAGATAGAAACTGAAACATTAAACGTAATCGCTAATGTTCGGTAGCGAATATCTGTGTAGAACATCGTTGGCAGCGTTCCTGGCATTGTTCCTTCATACGTAGCAAGTAAAACACCTAGAATAAGAATACCGATTGAAATAAAAACTAAACCATTTAAGTTGATTAAATAGAACGAAAAGGCTGACAGTAAGCTCAATCCGCCTAAACCGATTAAGAAAACTTTCTTGTTTCCGATTTTATCGCTCAGTTTTCCAAACATAAGAGCAAGCGGCACCATTAAAATCATAACTGCCGTAATTAATACCGTACCAACTGTGTTTGATAAACCAATAATTTCATTCAAATAAGAAGGCATGTACGATAATAGCATATAGTTTGTAATGTTAAAGAAAGCCACGGCTACGAAACAAACAAACACATCTTTTTTGTGATTTTTTAAAATAGAGAGGAAGCTTTCTTCTTCAACTTCGTCTTCGTTGGAAAGTTCATTTTCAAAAATAGGTGTTTCCCCTAAACTTCTTCGTAAATAAAAACCAATAAGTCCTAAAGGCAATCCTAATAAGAAGGGAATTCTCCAGCCCCATGAGGCCATCTGTTTATCCGAGAGAACAAAAAACAGTAAGCTGGCTAGCAGTGAAGCAAGAATATAGCCAACAAGTGTACCGATTTCTAGTCCACTTCCAAGCACATTTCGCTTATTGTCTGGAGACGATTCTGCAATATACACCATCGCACCAGCATATTCACCACCAGTTGAAAAACCTTGAATGATTCGTGCAATTAATAAAAGGATGGGTGCCCATATACCGATTTGATCATATGTAGGTAACAACCCAATGAGTAATGTGGAAAAGGCCATTAAAATAATGGTGGTGGTTAAAACGACTTTCCTTCCTAACTTGTCTCCAATTTTACCGAATATAACACCGCCTAATGGACGCATTAAAAAGGCAATCGCAAATGTGGCAAATGTGAACACTAATTTGAGCTGATCATTTTCAACTGCACTAAAAAAGTTTTGACTAATAATAACGGCTAAATATGAATACAAGCCAAAGTCAAACCATTCCATCGCGTTTCCTACTCCTGTAGCAAAGACGCTTTTTTTAGCTTTGTCAATATCTACGACGTTAATTTTTTTCTTGTTAAACTTCATTTCATCACGTCACCTCCGCGGTATACGATTATACAAGACTGAGTAGTAAAGTCAAATTTGACTTACTGTAATTCACACGTAACTGTCTTGGAACACTACTTATTTTTAAGTAAAAAACAAAAAATATTCATCTGGTGGTAAATATAAAAAAGGTTGCTGCTAAAGGGGTTAGAGCAAAAAAAATGCTAAAGAATAATCGTTGATAAAGAAATTAATTAAAAATAAAATAATTTTTTTATTTCAACGTACAATTCACGGATCATAATTTCCACTCAGATCACCTGACAATTATTGTCATAACCCATTAGATACAAGCTTCATTTTTGCAATGAATACACGGTTTTCATTACAAAAATTATGTAAACTTAGTAATAAATTATAAAGCTCGTTCTAATAATTGTAACAGTGTATGATTCTGCCCTTAGAACAAAATTTCAAGAGTTGGCTGGGTTCGGGGGATAAAAATTCAGCTCCTTTCTCCCTATCGTGGTTCGTGGCTTCATGGAAGTTTTCTACCGTAAAAGCAAACTGGTTTACAGTGCTGCTTTTGTCATATTCTTCAAGCTTTGTAATATGCTCGCTCAACCTCCTCACCAAGCTGTTTTCCCAAATTGAAAGATATCCTCTTTCTTCTCTTAAATACCCTCTAAGACAAACTTTAAACCTACATTCACTCATATAGTTTTGAACATAAAGATTCACGATAATTACAATTTTTTACATTAAATAAGTGTGAGTGTGCGATGACATAAAAAATAGACCTCCACTTAGACGGAGATCTATTTTTTCACTTGCTTTATTTTTTAGTAAGGCTGCCATTTCGCTCTAAAATTGGTACTTCAATATCTACCGTATTTGGATATTTAACTCCAAGCCCTGTATTTAAAGCAACAACCGTTTCGTTTTCTTTAATCCAGCCTTCTTCCCGCAAATGGCGTGCAGCTAAAAATGTAGCCGCACCTTCCGGACAAATAAACGATCCTTCAAGCTGCGCAACCTTTTTTTGTTCTTCCACAATCTTATCTTCATCGACCGCAATCGCACATCCATTTGTATT
The genomic region above belongs to Priestia megaterium and contains:
- the fbp gene encoding fructose-1,6-bisphosphatase; translation: MNTKYLDLLAQKYDTEEKVVTEIINLEAILHLPKGTEHFVSDLHGEYQAFQHVLRNGSGNVKEKIKDLFKNVLSDKEINEFATLVYYPEEKLPLIKAQFRNKRELYEWYKEIIDRMLNLISYASSKYTRSKLRKALPDQFVYIIEELLYKTDEFTNKEQYYTKIVQQIISLGQADKLIIGLAYTTQRLVVDHLHVVGDIYDRGPEPDKIMDTLINYHSVDIQWGNHDVLWLGAFAGSKVCLANIIRICARYDNLDIIEDVYGINLRPLLNLAEKYYDDNPAFRPKVSSSDKLSDHERLQITKIHQAIAMIQFKLESPIIKRRPFFNMSERLLLEKIDYDKNEITIYGNTYPLENSCFATVDPAQPDQLLEEEEQVMERLLLSVQHSEKLARHMKFLMKKGSLYLKYNGNLLIHGCIPLDEEGNMEKMTIEDKTYAGRNLLDVFEHYLQEAFAHPEETDDLATDMVWYLWTGEYSSLFGKRAMTTFERYFISDKATHKEKKNPYYYLRENEEVCQNILAEFNLNPDHGHIINGHTPVKEIEGENPVKANGKMIVIDGGFSKAYQSTTGIAGYTLLYNSYGMQLVAHKHFNSKEDILLEGTDVLSVKRLVDKELERKMVLETNVGEELLKEISILKDLRKYRYS
- a CDS encoding cold-shock protein, producing MEQGKVKWFNAEKGFGFIERENGDDVFVHFSAIQSEGFKSLDEGQAVTFEVEQGQRGPQATNVQKA
- a CDS encoding YitT family protein yields the protein MNTTKKHHRPKRLKIAFRALMVIIGGIIAAYGLETVLIPNHVSDGGVTGISIVASNLFGLPLGVLIAVINIPFVWLGYQQIGKSFAIFSILGIVSLAVGTSLMHHTPAIIEGDTLLVTVVGGIILGFGMGIALRNGGALDGIDMLAVLLSRKLPFGTSDLILFLNAFVFIFVSLVFGLQGAILSAIAYFIASKVIHIVEVGLSGSKTFQIITSQPALMVETIRDRLGRSATYKEAYGGYSHEKFKEITCVINRLEESKMKEIINEIDPTAFVTVYDVAEVKGGNFRKNNIH
- a CDS encoding cold-shock protein translates to MEQGTVKWFNADKGFGFIEIEGGDDVFVHFSSIQGEGFKSLEEGQKVTFDIEQGQRGAQAANVHKVA
- a CDS encoding MFS transporter; translated protein: MKFNKKKINVVDIDKAKKSVFATGVGNAMEWFDFGLYSYLAVIISQNFFSAVENDQLKLVFTFATFAIAFLMRPLGGVIFGKIGDKLGRKVVLTTTIILMAFSTLLIGLLPTYDQIGIWAPILLLIARIIQGFSTGGEYAGAMVYIAESSPDNKRNVLGSGLEIGTLVGYILASLLASLLFFVLSDKQMASWGWRIPFLLGLPLGLIGFYLRRSLGETPIFENELSNEDEVEEESFLSILKNHKKDVFVCFVAVAFFNITNYMLLSYMPSYLNEIIGLSNTVGTVLITAVMILMVPLALMFGKLSDKIGNKKVFLIGLGGLSLLSAFSFYLINLNGLVFISIGILILGVLLATYEGTMPGTLPTMFYTDIRYRTLAITFNVSVSIFGGTTPLVATWLVHATGNHLAPAFYLTIVSIIGFFVILFLFANTAGKSLKGSYPTVASKSEYNEAVENPKDSLWWHTEQTEK